Proteins from a genomic interval of Rhizobium lusitanum:
- the repB gene encoding plasmid partitioning protein RepB, which produces MLANFAQPHPSAEQKSTEARSEYTKRGASRSMIQSLDEMAENSIRLLEGETVVGLDPGSLDASFVADRIADDETDFIQLREAIRQSGQSTPILVRPHPDASDRYMIVFGHRRARVARELGIPVRAVIKPLEDIAHVIAQGQENTARANLTFIEKALFASKLLNSGMTKETIRTALTVDDTLLSRMLSVAEVIPEEILDAVGAAKGVGRDRWEELKKLVQAKGNDARIIDFVRSAAFQSVDASARFNQLLAELKKSGKRKRLASKQSGRNFHIAGNAVNVVLRESGKTFTLALTSKDASKFGTFVSDQLEALYKAFQENESTRVGD; this is translated from the coding sequence ATGCTTGCAAATTTTGCACAGCCGCATCCATCCGCCGAACAAAAGAGTACCGAAGCTCGCTCGGAATATACAAAGCGGGGAGCTTCGCGCTCAATGATTCAGTCGCTCGATGAGATGGCAGAAAATTCCATTCGGCTGTTGGAAGGCGAGACCGTGGTTGGGCTTGACCCCGGGAGCCTAGATGCTTCGTTTGTAGCGGACCGCATTGCTGACGACGAAACTGACTTTATTCAGCTTCGGGAAGCGATCCGGCAGTCGGGTCAGTCTACACCTATCCTGGTTCGGCCACATCCCGACGCGTCGGACCGCTATATGATCGTCTTTGGTCATCGGCGCGCCCGCGTAGCCCGTGAACTCGGGATTCCTGTAAGAGCAGTGATTAAGCCGCTGGAAGATATTGCCCACGTCATTGCCCAAGGTCAGGAGAACACCGCACGAGCAAATCTCACTTTCATTGAGAAGGCGCTCTTTGCGAGTAAGCTTCTCAACAGTGGTATGACCAAGGAAACGATCAGAACAGCGTTGACTGTAGACGACACGTTGCTGTCCCGCATGCTCTCCGTTGCTGAAGTCATTCCCGAAGAGATTCTTGATGCTGTGGGTGCCGCTAAGGGGGTTGGCCGTGATCGCTGGGAAGAGCTGAAAAAGCTTGTGCAAGCGAAGGGTAACGACGCGCGGATAATCGACTTTGTTCGATCCGCAGCATTCCAAAGTGTTGATGCATCGGCGCGTTTCAATCAGCTTCTCGCTGAATTGAAGAAGAGCGGGAAGCGGAAACGCTTGGCGAGCAAGCAGAGTGGCCGCAATTTCCACATAGCAGGAAATGCCGTTAACGTGGTCCTTCGCGAAAGTGGCAAGACCTTTACACTGGCGTTGACGTCAAAGGATGCATCGAAGTTCGGAACATTTGTTTCTGATCAGCTGGAGGCGCTTTACAAAGCGTTCCAGGAAAATGAGTCAACCCGGGTAGGAGACTAA
- the repA gene encoding plasmid partitioning protein RepA — MNMITNIDTLDFDQEILEQGELISDNLNMLRLEQYPPNAEKGLRSFSLAEVADYLGVTQNHIKKLHLEGKGPVPSTTSSGRRTYTATQMLELRHFLDKNGRSDFKRYVPHRRAGEALQIISVVNFKGGSGKTTTTAHLAQYLALTGHRVLAIDLDPQASLTALHGIQPELDKNPSLFEALRYDDERKSIKDVIQSTNFPGLDIVPANLELQEYEYQTPLAATNKSSPEGRLFFTRISSALKEVDERYDVVVIDCPPQLGYLTLTALSASTSALITVHPQMLDIMSMSQFLLMLGGILQSIKGAGARVKLNWFRYLVTRYEPTDGPQAQMVGFMQAMFNKRMLQNHMLKSTAISDAGITKQTLYEVEKHLFTRSTYDRALECVNGVNAEITGLLHKAWGRK, encoded by the coding sequence ATGAACATGATAACTAACATTGACACGCTGGACTTTGACCAAGAGATTCTTGAGCAGGGTGAGCTCATCTCTGACAATCTGAATATGCTGCGTCTCGAGCAATATCCGCCAAATGCTGAGAAAGGCCTGCGATCATTTTCTCTCGCAGAAGTCGCCGACTATCTTGGTGTAACACAGAATCACATTAAGAAGCTCCATCTAGAAGGCAAAGGGCCAGTTCCCTCCACTACGTCATCCGGACGGCGAACCTACACGGCCACGCAAATGCTGGAGCTTCGGCATTTTCTCGACAAAAATGGCCGCAGCGATTTCAAGCGTTATGTTCCGCATCGTCGCGCAGGCGAAGCATTGCAAATCATCTCGGTCGTTAATTTCAAAGGTGGTTCGGGCAAGACCACGACGACCGCACATCTTGCCCAATACCTGGCATTGACCGGTCACCGAGTACTCGCGATTGATCTCGACCCACAGGCATCATTGACCGCGCTGCATGGCATTCAGCCAGAGCTTGATAAAAACCCATCACTTTTCGAGGCGTTGCGTTACGATGACGAGCGTAAATCGATTAAGGACGTCATTCAATCGACGAACTTTCCCGGTCTCGACATTGTTCCGGCAAACCTGGAACTCCAAGAATATGAATATCAAACACCACTCGCCGCCACTAACAAAAGCTCGCCGGAAGGTCGTCTTTTCTTCACCCGGATATCGAGCGCCCTTAAAGAGGTCGATGAGCGGTACGATGTGGTGGTGATCGATTGCCCGCCTCAGCTTGGCTATTTGACGTTAACGGCGCTGAGCGCCTCGACATCGGCATTGATTACCGTTCATCCGCAGATGCTCGATATTATGTCGATGAGCCAATTCCTATTGATGCTCGGTGGGATCCTGCAATCGATAAAGGGCGCCGGAGCAAGGGTTAAGCTCAACTGGTTCCGTTACCTGGTAACACGGTACGAGCCCACCGACGGTCCGCAAGCGCAGATGGTTGGCTTTATGCAAGCGATGTTCAACAAGCGCATGCTGCAGAACCACATGTTAAAGTCTACCGCAATCAGCGACGCCGGCATCACAAAGCAGACATTATATGAGGTGGAGAAGCATCTATTTACCCGCTCTACTTACGATCGCGCACTCGAGTGCGTTAACGGTGTGAACGCGGAGATCACTGGGCTGTTACACAAGGCATGGGGTCGAAAATGA